The Neobacillus sp. PS3-34 genome has a window encoding:
- a CDS encoding NAD(P)-dependent alcohol dehydrogenase, whose protein sequence is MRAAIYRSYGPPEVLNIEDVEQPTIKDDDRVLIRVYNASVNPYDVLFRKGYLPTRIENGLTKPKNHTLGIDVAGTIEAVGKNVDRFKVGDQVFGSCIGSHAEYVCPRQNVLSFMPKNATFEEAAAIPCAAQTALQALRDVAQIKQGQRVLIYGASGGIGHFAVQLARYFEAEVTAVCSTSNLQWVKDLGAHYMIDYTKENFADNGKKYDVILDAVGKRTFFSCLPSLTETGVYITENAIYPKYHPIQLMIGSLIGHKKAKVHLTKPNDKDLDFLRGLVEEEKVKAFIEKCYPLDQIVAAHRHVESGHTKGKIVLDIKME, encoded by the coding sequence ATGAGAGCAGCAATATACAGATCATATGGTCCCCCTGAAGTCCTAAATATAGAGGATGTCGAACAGCCAACCATCAAGGATGACGATAGGGTGTTGATCAGAGTGTACAACGCTTCGGTCAATCCATATGACGTTCTGTTCCGAAAGGGCTATTTGCCTACAAGGATAGAAAATGGTCTTACAAAACCCAAAAATCACACCCTGGGCATAGACGTTGCGGGTACGATTGAAGCGGTCGGGAAAAACGTGGACAGATTTAAGGTTGGCGATCAAGTTTTCGGGAGTTGTATTGGATCCCATGCAGAATATGTCTGCCCTCGTCAGAATGTCCTAAGTTTTATGCCGAAGAACGCTACCTTTGAGGAGGCAGCGGCTATACCTTGTGCTGCTCAGACAGCGCTGCAAGCATTGAGGGATGTAGCACAGATTAAGCAAGGCCAAAGGGTCTTGATCTATGGTGCATCGGGCGGCATCGGGCACTTTGCTGTTCAGCTTGCCAGATACTTCGAGGCTGAGGTAACCGCTGTTTGTAGTACCTCGAATCTTCAGTGGGTTAAAGACCTTGGTGCACATTACATGATTGACTATACCAAGGAAAATTTCGCGGATAACGGAAAAAAGTACGATGTGATCCTTGATGCGGTTGGTAAACGGACCTTTTTCAGCTGTTTGCCTTCATTAACCGAGACAGGTGTTTATATTACTGAAAACGCTATCTACCCCAAATACCATCCCATTCAATTGATGATCGGTTCTTTGATTGGTCACAAGAAAGCTAAAGTGCATCTTACTAAACCTAATGACAAGGACTTGGACTTCTTACGCGGGCTTGTAGAGGAAGAGAAAGTAAAAGCCTTTATTGAGAAGTGCTATCCTTTGGATCAGATCGTGGCGGCGCACAGGCATGTTGAAAGTGGACATACAAAGGGGAAGATCGTCCTTGATATTAAAATGGAGTGA
- a CDS encoding AraC family transcriptional regulator: MEYEVCIQRTLDYIEENLYQQVTLMELAEIACFSPFHYHRVFQTMVGESVMDYVRKRRLTYAAECLFYTDKKVIDIAFDVGFQYPESFNRAFKKFYGVSPRQYRDSKRLSGPLIGKACLLTTHFIGGICMEPKLVTKPAFHIIGYELKTRNKDGQNNKDIPHFWQQYLQKNLGSYIPNPINKNQELGICTNFNPETGDFVYVIGMEVKKGTQAPEGMVYVSFPELEYAVFTTPKSDEKSFSSSIQSTWKYIFTEWFPQSGYEHDGTVEFELYDERCYGLENKEIDIYIPVKKQTVMG; this comes from the coding sequence GTGGAGTATGAGGTCTGTATACAACGAACACTAGATTATATCGAAGAGAACTTATATCAACAAGTTACTCTAATGGAATTAGCTGAGATTGCTTGCTTTTCTCCTTTTCATTATCATCGTGTATTCCAGACAATGGTCGGAGAGTCTGTGATGGATTACGTGAGAAAAAGGCGCCTAACATATGCAGCAGAATGTTTATTCTATACCGACAAAAAGGTAATAGATATAGCATTCGATGTTGGTTTTCAATACCCAGAATCATTTAATCGGGCATTCAAAAAATTCTATGGAGTTTCACCAAGACAATACCGCGATTCCAAAAGATTATCTGGACCCTTGATTGGAAAAGCCTGCCTACTTACAACTCACTTTATAGGAGGTATTTGTATGGAACCAAAATTAGTCACCAAACCTGCTTTTCACATTATTGGCTACGAACTTAAAACGAGAAATAAAGACGGTCAAAATAACAAGGACATTCCTCATTTTTGGCAACAGTACTTGCAAAAAAATTTAGGTAGTTATATTCCGAATCCCATAAACAAAAACCAAGAACTCGGAATATGCACCAATTTTAATCCTGAAACAGGTGACTTCGTTTATGTAATTGGAATGGAAGTAAAAAAGGGAACTCAAGCACCTGAAGGAATGGTATATGTGAGTTTCCCTGAATTGGAATATGCGGTATTCACTACACCCAAGTCAGATGAAAAATCGTTTAGCTCTTCTATTCAGTCCACATGGAAGTACATCTTTACAGAATGGTTTCCACAATCGGGCTATGAACATGATGGAACAGTGGAATTCGAACTGTATGATGAAAGATGCTACGGATTAGAGAACAAAGAAATAGATATCTACATTCCGGTGAAAAAACAAACGGTTATGGGGTAA
- a CDS encoding SulP family inorganic anion transporter, translated as MNIPGLYTGVSETLSGIVVALALIPEAIAFSIIAGVDPMIGLYASFCIAVTIAFVGGRPAMISAATGATALLMGSLVKDHGLQYLLAATLLTGVLQIIMGVLKLGRVMKYVPRSVMTGFVNALAILIFAAQLVQFKGASWQMYAMVAGALAIIYILPRFTKAVPSPLVAILVITAISIFTGSDVRTVGDMGELTSKLPVFAFPDIPFTFETLKIIFPYSLSIAIVGLVETLLTASIVDDMTDTDSDKNKEARGQGIANIVSGLFGGMAGCAMIGQSVINVKSGGRGRLSTFVAGTFLLTLIMLLKGFLVQIPMAALVGVMFMVSIGTFDWSCLRSFKKVPITDTIVMIVTVITVVKTSNLSMGVLVGVILSAIFFASKISKVNVTSLSAQGSHKKTYHVSGQLFFASVTDFVNSFDYKEEVKEIHLDLSNAHLWDDSAVGAIDKVVIKYHQNGVKVNLKGLNTESNKLIKKIAVHNKPGGLEKVVNH; from the coding sequence ATGAACATTCCAGGACTCTACACAGGTGTAAGTGAAACTTTGTCAGGGATCGTTGTGGCTCTTGCTCTTATCCCAGAAGCGATTGCATTTTCAATCATTGCCGGTGTGGATCCGATGATAGGATTATACGCTTCGTTTTGTATTGCCGTTACGATCGCGTTTGTTGGAGGACGTCCGGCGATGATTTCAGCAGCCACAGGTGCGACCGCACTTTTAATGGGGTCATTGGTAAAGGACCACGGATTGCAGTATTTACTTGCAGCAACCCTGCTCACAGGTGTTTTACAAATCATCATGGGTGTTCTAAAGTTAGGCCGTGTGATGAAGTATGTTCCTCGATCTGTCATGACAGGGTTTGTTAATGCACTCGCCATTTTAATCTTTGCTGCCCAATTAGTTCAGTTTAAAGGGGCATCTTGGCAAATGTATGCGATGGTTGCAGGAGCTCTTGCCATTATTTATATCCTGCCTCGTTTCACAAAAGCAGTGCCATCACCGTTAGTAGCTATATTAGTTATTACAGCAATTTCTATTTTTACAGGTAGTGATGTTCGTACAGTAGGGGATATGGGTGAATTGACATCCAAATTACCTGTATTTGCATTCCCGGATATTCCATTTACCTTTGAAACGCTGAAAATTATCTTTCCTTATTCCTTGTCTATTGCGATTGTTGGATTAGTAGAAACATTATTAACGGCATCAATTGTAGATGATATGACGGATACAGATAGTGATAAAAACAAAGAAGCCAGGGGTCAAGGGATTGCGAATATTGTATCTGGTTTATTTGGCGGAATGGCTGGATGTGCAATGATTGGACAATCTGTAATTAACGTCAAATCTGGTGGAAGAGGTCGCTTATCTACATTTGTTGCAGGTACCTTTTTATTGACACTCATTATGTTGCTAAAAGGATTCTTGGTTCAAATTCCGATGGCTGCTTTAGTTGGGGTCATGTTTATGGTTTCAATCGGAACATTCGATTGGTCTTGTCTAAGATCTTTTAAAAAGGTGCCAATTACGGATACAATTGTTATGATCGTGACAGTTATTACAGTCGTAAAAACTAGTAACCTATCCATGGGAGTTTTAGTAGGAGTTATACTAAGTGCAATATTCTTTGCATCAAAAATCTCTAAAGTGAACGTAACCAGTCTTTCAGCTCAAGGTTCCCATAAAAAGACTTATCATGTTTCGGGTCAACTTTTCTTTGCTTCTGTTACTGACTTTGTAAATAGCTTTGATTATAAAGAAGAAGTAAAAGAAATTCATTTGGATCTTTCGAACGCACATCTTTGGGATGATTCAGCTGTAGGTGCCATTGATAAAGTGGTCATCAAGTATCATCAAAATGGGGTCAAAGTGAATCTTAAAGGATTAAATACCGAGAGCAATAAACTTATTAAAAAAATTGCGGTTCACAACAAGCCAGGCGGACTGGAGAAAGTTGTAAACCATTAA
- a CDS encoding DUF1272 domain-containing protein produces the protein MALEMRKKCERCDASIGDNSTAFICVHECTFCSPCTEEMNHICPNCGGELVRRPMNPQTVCSL, from the coding sequence ATGGCATTAGAAATGAGAAAAAAATGTGAGCGCTGCGATGCTTCAATTGGTGACAACTCTACCGCTTTTATTTGTGTTCATGAATGTACATTTTGCTCTCCGTGCACAGAAGAAATGAATCATATTTGTCCAAATTGCGGTGGAGAACTTGTAAGAAGACCTATGAATCCTCAAACTGTTTGTTCACTTTGA
- a CDS encoding YdbC family protein, giving the protein MLIKWIKCQVNNSDKISFSKAQEAWRKIKNAEGFLGQLGGWDQHNQNEACILSFWKDSRAYKNFMDHLHDGIFENSNQRNTYVNISVQIYKKKNDINSIDITTILGKGNILRVADCLVKNGFHADFEDKQLEVWNKGMTDAQGMLSGVFSQSINDHDRYLVASIWEDATSHQNYADNNLPFLKKRSAVEDTTLSITGNLIEINPLWTV; this is encoded by the coding sequence ATGTTAATAAAATGGATTAAGTGTCAGGTCAATAATAGTGACAAGATATCATTTTCGAAGGCTCAAGAGGCATGGAGGAAAATAAAAAATGCAGAGGGGTTTTTAGGCCAATTGGGGGGCTGGGATCAACATAATCAAAATGAGGCCTGTATTTTATCTTTTTGGAAAGACAGTAGGGCTTATAAAAATTTTATGGACCATCTTCACGACGGAATTTTTGAAAATAGTAATCAACGAAATACATATGTAAATATTTCTGTCCAAATATATAAAAAGAAAAATGATATTAATTCAATCGACATCACTACCATACTAGGAAAAGGTAACATTCTTCGAGTGGCAGATTGTTTAGTGAAAAATGGTTTTCATGCGGATTTTGAGGATAAGCAGCTAGAAGTGTGGAATAAGGGGATGACAGATGCACAGGGAATGTTATCAGGAGTATTTAGTCAAAGCATAAATGATCATGATAGGTATTTAGTTGCTTCCATTTGGGAAGATGCTACATCACATCAAAACTATGCTGATAATAATCTTCCTTTTTTAAAGAAACGTTCAGCAGTAGAGGATACGACCTTAAGCATTACAGGAAATTTAATCGAAATCAATCCATTGTGGACAGTATAA
- a CDS encoding PDR/VanB family oxidoreductase, which produces MHRNSLFEVRVKNIMEETSTIKRFTLQALDGSMLPSFSGGSHITTFLPHPSGTLERHYSIFNISSENCLFEIAVRLAEFSTGGSRYWHQNVQVGDVLTVSYPKNYFPLSFQAKHHAFYAAGIGITPILSMMGELVDKNRSFELHYAAKSKEQCAFYDYIRKVFPDQCHFYFSTGEGSKRLSPTQLLNHRIGTHVYFCGPEAMIQDFTLAAKTYGYPSFNIHFERFAPPPKKDHHAFQVKLTRSDKQLEVPETSSLLDVLLQNGIKIPFSCRVGGCGTCEVKVVEGEIVHFDSFLSEEQQCSNQTMLSCVSRGKGGLVLNI; this is translated from the coding sequence TTGCATCGAAATTCACTATTTGAAGTCCGCGTAAAAAATATTATGGAAGAGACCTCCACGATTAAAAGATTCACCTTACAAGCACTTGATGGCTCTATGCTTCCGTCCTTTAGTGGTGGTTCTCATATTACAACCTTTTTGCCACACCCTTCAGGTACATTGGAAAGGCATTATTCTATTTTTAACATAAGTTCTGAGAATTGCCTGTTTGAAATTGCTGTCCGTTTAGCAGAGTTCTCAACTGGTGGCTCTCGTTATTGGCACCAAAATGTTCAAGTAGGTGATGTTTTAACAGTAAGCTATCCGAAAAATTACTTTCCATTAAGTTTTCAAGCGAAACATCATGCCTTTTATGCAGCTGGGATTGGGATTACGCCAATTTTATCCATGATGGGAGAGTTGGTTGATAAGAATCGTTCGTTTGAGCTTCATTATGCAGCAAAATCAAAAGAACAGTGTGCTTTTTATGACTACATACGTAAGGTCTTTCCTGATCAATGTCACTTCTATTTTTCAACTGGTGAAGGCTCAAAACGGTTATCGCCAACTCAACTTTTGAATCATCGAATAGGTACACATGTTTATTTTTGTGGTCCCGAGGCCATGATTCAAGATTTTACATTAGCAGCTAAAACATATGGGTATCCTTCCTTTAATATTCATTTTGAACGATTTGCACCTCCGCCAAAGAAGGATCATCATGCGTTCCAAGTAAAACTTACAAGAAGTGACAAACAGCTTGAGGTTCCAGAGACTTCTTCACTACTAGACGTACTCCTTCAAAATGGAATCAAGATCCCTTTCTCCTGCCGTGTTGGTGGTTGTGGGACGTGCGAAGTAAAAGTAGTAGAGGGTGAAATTGTTCACTTCGACTCATTTCTATCAGAAGAACAGCAATGTTCAAACCAAACGATGCTAAGTTGTGTATCGAGAGGGAAGGGAGGATTGGTATTGAATATATAA